One Acaryochloris thomasi RCC1774 DNA window includes the following coding sequences:
- a CDS encoding zinc-ribbon domain containing protein: MSKQSDYGRNPSNKELREAERVLQLHAEQQKAHPSAIASDTSKLSHINTYGRLPEYYIDQPFTCRLCGKREIWKAASQKWYYEEAKGHIDAKAVECHSCRKAKRQK; the protein is encoded by the coding sequence ATGTCCAAGCAGTCTGACTATGGTCGCAACCCATCGAACAAAGAATTGAGAGAAGCTGAGCGAGTCCTCCAGCTTCATGCAGAACAGCAGAAAGCTCACCCCTCTGCGATCGCTTCAGATACCAGCAAACTCTCTCACATCAACACCTACGGTCGCCTGCCAGAGTACTACATCGACCAACCGTTCACCTGCCGACTCTGTGGCAAACGAGAAATCTGGAAAGCCGCATCCCAGAAATGGTATTACGAAGAAGCAAAAGGGCATATCGATGCAAAGGCTGTCGAGTGCCATTCCTGTCGCAAAGCAAAAAGGCAGAAATAG
- a CDS encoding GH1 family beta-glucosidase translates to MDTNPFKPDFTWGAAAASYQIEGAAHADDKGLSVWDIFCQQPGKVAGGDNGVVACDHYHRSIDDVQLMSEIGLQAYRLSISWPRVLPAGVGTVNQEGLDFYDRLVDCLLSHNIQPWVTLFHWDYPYDLYCRGGWLNRDSADWFADYTQVIVDKLSDRVQHWIPQNEPQCFIGLGHQQGEHAPGLKLSLREMLLAAHHSFLAHGKSVQVIRDRAQLPPTIGTALVGIVAIPATDSPADIEAARKATLSVKAKNCWNNTWFADPILRGEYPADGLQLFREHLPEISAEDLKTMHQPLDFYGLNIYQGYTVTAKPNGGYTFVSPAVGAPRTTMDWPITPEALYWGPKFIHERYQLPIAITENGMANSDWVHHDGQVHDPQRIDFLKGYLGAFGDAIASGIPAKGYFLWSIMDNFEWAYGYQKRFGIIHVDYGTQQRTLKDSAHWYKQVIASQGEVLRR, encoded by the coding sequence ATGGACACCAACCCCTTTAAGCCCGACTTCACCTGGGGAGCCGCTGCTGCGAGCTACCAGATTGAGGGAGCCGCCCATGCTGACGACAAAGGCTTGTCTGTATGGGATATTTTTTGTCAGCAACCGGGCAAAGTAGCTGGGGGCGACAATGGCGTCGTAGCCTGCGATCATTACCATCGCTCTATTGATGATGTGCAACTAATGAGTGAGATCGGTCTGCAGGCTTATCGACTCTCTATTTCTTGGCCACGAGTGCTCCCTGCGGGCGTCGGCACCGTTAACCAAGAAGGCTTAGACTTCTACGACCGTCTCGTTGATTGCCTGTTAAGCCACAACATTCAGCCCTGGGTAACGCTATTTCACTGGGACTATCCCTACGACCTCTACTGTCGCGGAGGCTGGCTCAATCGGGACAGCGCCGACTGGTTTGCAGACTATACCCAAGTGATAGTGGATAAGCTCTCAGACCGGGTGCAACACTGGATTCCACAAAACGAACCGCAGTGCTTTATTGGCCTCGGCCATCAGCAAGGCGAACATGCACCGGGCCTGAAATTAAGCCTGCGGGAAATGCTGCTGGCTGCCCACCATTCGTTTTTAGCCCACGGGAAATCAGTTCAGGTGATTCGTGACCGCGCCCAGCTTCCTCCGACTATTGGCACCGCGCTAGTGGGCATTGTGGCGATACCGGCCACCGACAGCCCCGCAGATATTGAGGCAGCCCGCAAAGCAACTCTGTCGGTCAAGGCCAAAAACTGCTGGAATAATACTTGGTTCGCCGATCCTATTTTGCGCGGCGAATATCCTGCTGATGGGCTGCAGCTTTTCCGGGAACATCTGCCTGAAATCAGCGCAGAGGATCTGAAGACGATGCACCAGCCCCTAGACTTTTATGGTCTCAATATTTATCAGGGCTATACCGTCACGGCAAAGCCAAATGGAGGGTACACGTTTGTTTCGCCTGCGGTGGGAGCGCCGCGTACGACGATGGATTGGCCGATTACGCCTGAGGCACTTTACTGGGGGCCAAAGTTTATCCATGAACGCTATCAGCTCCCAATTGCAATCACTGAGAATGGAATGGCGAACAGCGATTGGGTTCACCATGATGGTCAGGTCCATGATCCGCAGCGGATCGACTTTCTAAAGGGGTATTTGGGGGCTTTTGGAGATGCGATCGCATCTGGCATCCCTGCAAAGGGGTACTTCCTCTGGTCAATTATGGATAACTTTGAGTGGGCCTATGGCTACCAAAAGCGCTTCGGCATCATCCACGTTGACTACGGTACCCAGCAGCGAACGTTGAAAGATTCGGCTCACTGGTATAAACAGGTCATTGCTTCCCAGGGAGAAGTTTTGCGGCGCTGA
- a CDS encoding TM2 domain-containing protein produces MVNNGTAYLFWLAFFFGLGGIQRFYLGKPISGVLYLCTLGFFGVGQLLDIALIPGMVDEKNTKYRALYGSPHQTAVPQVVVNVGEGYHNTTSPAFTELPTANTANKRLDVSVLKICRDLGGATMSDCVIETEADPEEIKAIVHRLSVDGLLSIDNREPDGAIIYHAV; encoded by the coding sequence ATGGTTAATAACGGAACAGCTTATCTTTTCTGGCTGGCTTTCTTTTTTGGATTGGGTGGTATCCAGCGATTCTATCTGGGTAAACCTATCAGTGGTGTCTTATATCTTTGCACCTTGGGGTTTTTTGGCGTCGGACAACTGCTCGATATTGCCCTCATCCCCGGTATGGTAGATGAGAAAAACACAAAATACCGGGCACTGTATGGCTCTCCACATCAAACAGCAGTCCCTCAAGTTGTAGTGAATGTGGGTGAGGGGTATCACAACACCACGTCCCCAGCCTTCACCGAGCTACCGACAGCAAACACCGCTAACAAGCGCTTAGACGTTAGCGTTCTCAAAATTTGTCGAGATCTTGGTGGGGCAACAATGAGCGATTGCGTTATCGAAACCGAAGCCGATCCTGAAGAGATTAAAGCTATTGTCCACCGCCTCAGCGTTGATGGCCTGCTCAGCATTGATAACCGAGAGCCAGATGGCGCAATTATTTATCACGCTGTCTAG
- a CDS encoding YlxR family protein: MEPNYRRCICCRKVAPKQEFWRVVRVHPDRSVQLDHGMGRSAYLCAQADCLRLAQKKNRLGRALRASVPDSIYQTLQERLTEGDRILKPLPVSKN, from the coding sequence ATGGAACCTAATTATCGTCGCTGTATTTGCTGTCGCAAAGTTGCGCCCAAACAAGAGTTCTGGCGAGTCGTTAGAGTCCATCCTGACCGATCAGTGCAGCTCGATCACGGTATGGGGCGCTCAGCTTATCTCTGTGCTCAAGCTGACTGTCTTAGACTCGCGCAAAAGAAAAATCGCTTGGGTCGTGCACTTAGAGCATCAGTCCCAGATTCGATCTATCAAACGCTGCAAGAGAGACTCACAGAAGGCGACAGAATATTAAAGCCATTACCGGTAAGCAAAAATTAA
- a CDS encoding TIGR03960 family B12-binding radical SAM protein, with translation MAVAVQSLLTPEIMKPARYLGNELGAVHKPWESANVRWVLTYPEIYEVGASNLGHIILYNILNAQPRQLCDRAYLPALDLATKLRDTNTSLFAVESKRPLIDYDILGFSLSYELGATNILEMLDLANIPLTWAERAMDPNKSYPLIFAGGQTATSNPEPYADFFDFVALGDGEELLSEIGLILEEGKAAGLSREALLLDLAQVPGVYVPQFYDMADDGSVHPNRPGVPKRILRRVADPMPEYSIGLVPYVQTVHDRLTVEVRRGCTRGCRFCQPGMLTRPARDVDPEQVVNAIEKGMRETGYNEFSLLSLSCSDYLALPAVGMEIKNRLQDQNISLSLPSQRVDRFDENIANIIGGTRKTGLTFAPEAGTQRMRDIINKGLTNEELLRGIKTACEQGWSKVKLYFMIGLPGETDADVIGIAETLRWLRRECQAQGRKRLNFNVTISNFTPKPHTPFQWHSVSTTEFKRKRELLFAEFRQIRGVKVNFTDVRISAMEDFVGRGDRRLSPVVRRAWELGAGMDSWWENLDKAFQAWTDAIEEANLTWKYRQVETGEWNIFDPSTPAEAGDASTPTPQHPNSELETQDSKLDFPLPWDHLDTGIDKQWLKDDLQRALEAATVPDCAFEGCSHCGVCSIDFGHNVVVPPPEIPEFSGHFVPNKDRVQRLRVWFGKQGDMSLVSHLDLLRLFDRVVRRSQIPIAFTGGFHPGPRIAPANALALGATSNCEIVDFELTQMMEVDQFRQTLAECLPADIPIYRVDAIELSDPSATQAVHQAEYLLTIASQESGTSEQWQGWIDQIKAATEINFEHTTKSGKKRVVNLCDRLLELELTQMEPVSVRYVGTCCNDGNILRPEHLIFMLEKISDQAIELRHIHRQRLILQHQTDTVAI, from the coding sequence GTGGCTGTTGCCGTTCAATCTTTGTTGACCCCTGAAATCATGAAGCCTGCTCGTTACTTAGGTAATGAGTTAGGGGCTGTGCATAAGCCTTGGGAGAGTGCCAATGTTCGCTGGGTGCTGACCTATCCTGAGATTTATGAGGTAGGGGCTTCAAACTTAGGGCACATTATTCTATACAACATTCTTAATGCGCAGCCGAGACAGCTTTGCGATCGCGCCTATCTCCCCGCTCTCGATCTCGCAACAAAACTCCGCGACACAAACACCTCCCTGTTTGCCGTAGAGTCCAAGCGTCCCCTCATCGACTACGACATCCTCGGCTTTAGCCTCAGCTACGAACTCGGAGCTACCAACATCCTCGAAATGCTGGATTTGGCTAATATTCCGTTGACTTGGGCCGAACGAGCAATGGATCCTAACAAAAGCTATCCACTGATTTTTGCGGGGGGCCAGACCGCTACCTCTAACCCAGAACCCTATGCTGATTTCTTCGATTTCGTTGCCCTCGGTGATGGCGAAGAACTGCTGTCTGAGATCGGCCTCATTTTAGAAGAAGGAAAAGCAGCGGGACTCAGTCGAGAAGCCCTCCTGCTGGATCTAGCCCAAGTGCCAGGGGTTTATGTGCCGCAGTTCTACGACATGGCTGATGACGGCTCGGTCCACCCCAATCGACCCGGTGTACCAAAACGCATCCTCAGGCGGGTGGCCGACCCCATGCCGGAGTACTCCATTGGTTTGGTGCCCTATGTGCAAACGGTTCACGATCGCCTCACGGTAGAAGTTAGACGCGGCTGCACCCGTGGCTGTCGCTTCTGTCAGCCAGGAATGCTCACTCGCCCAGCGCGGGATGTGGACCCTGAACAGGTTGTCAACGCCATTGAGAAGGGGATGCGAGAAACCGGATACAACGAGTTCTCGCTGCTATCGCTGAGCTGTTCTGACTATCTGGCTCTACCCGCAGTAGGGATGGAAATCAAAAATCGGCTCCAGGATCAGAATATTTCGCTCTCGCTGCCCAGTCAGCGGGTCGATCGCTTCGATGAAAATATTGCTAATATCATCGGCGGTACTCGCAAAACTGGCCTTACCTTCGCCCCTGAAGCCGGTACCCAGCGGATGCGAGACATCATTAATAAGGGTCTGACCAATGAGGAGCTATTAAGGGGCATTAAAACCGCCTGTGAGCAGGGCTGGAGCAAGGTAAAGCTCTATTTTATGATTGGGCTTCCTGGTGAAACGGATGCCGATGTGATCGGTATTGCTGAGACGCTGCGCTGGCTGCGCCGAGAATGTCAGGCTCAGGGCCGCAAACGTCTGAATTTCAACGTTACTATCTCTAATTTCACGCCGAAGCCCCATACGCCTTTTCAGTGGCATTCGGTTTCCACAACGGAATTTAAGCGTAAACGAGAGCTATTATTTGCGGAGTTCCGGCAGATTCGCGGAGTGAAGGTCAACTTCACTGACGTTCGTATTTCTGCGATGGAAGATTTTGTGGGGCGTGGCGATCGCCGTCTGTCTCCAGTGGTCCGTCGCGCCTGGGAACTCGGTGCGGGTATGGATTCCTGGTGGGAGAACTTAGACAAGGCATTTCAAGCTTGGACGGATGCAATTGAAGAAGCTAACCTCACTTGGAAATATCGCCAAGTTGAAACCGGTGAGTGGAATATCTTCGATCCTTCTACTCCCGCTGAAGCTGGCGATGCATCCACTCCAACACCCCAACACCCCAACTCAGAACTCGAAACTCAAGACTCAAAACTCGACTTTCCTCTCCCTTGGGACCACCTTGATACCGGAATTGATAAGCAGTGGCTTAAGGATGATCTGCAGCGAGCGTTGGAAGCTGCCACTGTACCTGACTGCGCCTTTGAAGGCTGTTCTCACTGTGGTGTCTGCAGCATCGATTTCGGCCATAACGTCGTGGTGCCGCCCCCTGAAATCCCTGAGTTTTCGGGCCACTTTGTCCCTAATAAAGATCGGGTGCAGCGGCTGCGGGTTTGGTTTGGCAAGCAGGGCGATATGTCTTTAGTCAGTCATTTAGATCTGCTGCGGTTGTTTGATCGGGTGGTGCGGCGATCGCAAATCCCCATCGCTTTCACAGGCGGTTTCCATCCCGGCCCTCGAATTGCCCCAGCCAATGCTTTAGCGCTCGGCGCAACCAGTAATTGCGAGATTGTAGACTTCGAGCTAACCCAAATGATGGAGGTTGATCAGTTTCGTCAAACGTTGGCGGAATGTTTGCCTGCAGACATTCCTATCTATCGAGTCGATGCTATTGAGCTATCAGATCCCTCTGCAACCCAGGCGGTGCATCAGGCAGAATATTTACTGACGATCGCTTCTCAGGAGTCTGGGACCTCGGAACAATGGCAGGGTTGGATTGATCAAATTAAGGCGGCGACTGAGATTAATTTTGAGCATACGACCAAATCTGGGAAGAAGCGGGTTGTTAATTTGTGCGATCGCCTGCTTGAGCTGGAGCTAACTCAAATGGAACCAGTGAGCGTTCGATATGTGGGCACCTGCTGCAATGACGGAAATATTCTGCGGCCTGAGCATTTAATCTTTATGCTTGAGAAGATTTCAGACCAGGCTATTGAGTTGCGACACATTCATCGCCAACGGTTGATTTTGCAGCATCAAACAGACACTGTTGCGATTTAG